One Deinococcus sp. JMULE3 genomic window, GGGAGGTCGACGCCCCGCACGTCATCCTGCTCGAATGCGGCGATCAGCAGGCGCAGGCACGTCTGGAGGTGCGTGTGGTCCCGCTGTGCCCGGCGGATGTCCGCGGCGCGGCGCACCTCCAGCGCGGTCGGGAGGCTGCTGATCGTGATCGGCGGGGCCGCTGCGTCGCCGGTCACGCCTGCTTCTGAAGCAGTGGGAGGTAGTGATCCTTCATGCCCTGCCCTGACACCGTGGTGCTGTGTGAGCACGACACCACGGTGTCAGCAGGGCTGGAGCGCCACGGGTGCTGGGGGCGGGCGGGCAGCGGCTGGTCGGGGTTGACCTCCCCCAGCGCCACGCGGCCCACGCGCAGGTCCAGGCCCACGCGCTCGGCGTGCAGGCCGGACAGGAGCCGCAGCCGGGTGGGCTCGCTGAAGCTCGGGTCGTGGGCGGCGCGGCTGATGTCGGCCTGGATCTGCCCGCGGCGGGCGGTCACGCGGCGGCTGAAGCGGGCCAGGGCATTCCCACGCTGCTGGCGTGCCAGGGCGCAGAGGACGGACGGGGCGAGGAGGGCGGCGGCGAGCAGGACGAGCAGGAACAGAGTCATGTGAACCTCACTTGTGTCCGAGCGGGGGAGGGGATGGTCGTCGAGGGGCCGCTTGCTGCGTGGCGTCCACCGGGTGGCAGGCGGGGCGGGGAGGAAGTACTCGAGGAGGAGTTGCCGCGCGTCGCGCCAGCCCCAGGCGGCGTCGGCGTGGTACCCGGCGTGGCGCAGGTGCACGATCCAGGCGCGCTGGTCGGGCCGCAGCTCGCCGGTCAGGCTTTTCAGTTCCAGGCGCAGCCCGGCGCGGCCGTGGCTGGGGTGGTCCAGGCCCAGATCCGGGTACCCGGTGCGGGTGCCCATGCGCAGCAGCCGCGCGGCCTCGGGGCTGTAGCGCTTCCCGGTGCGGCTGACGCGCTGCTCCCGCTTCCCGCCGTTCGGGACGTGGAACAGCAGTGCGAGGGGCGGCAGGTCCGGGATGTGCTCGTCGGTCCAGTCGATCAGCCGGATGTGGTGGGTTTCCTCGTCCCAGGTCTGCTCGGCGCGGCTGGTGCCG contains:
- a CDS encoding VRR-NUC domain-containing protein — protein: MSVTAAAQRLLQDARSQDSRADRLGTSRAEQTWDEETHHIRLIDWTDEHIPDLPPLALLFHVPNGGKREQRVSRTGKRYSPEAARLLRMGTRTGYPDLGLDHPSHGRAGLRLELKSLTGELRPDQRAWIVHLRHAGYHADAAWGWRDARQLLLEYFLPAPPATRWTPRSKRPLDDHPLPRSDTSEVHMTLFLLVLLAAALLAPSVLCALARQQRGNALARFSRRVTARRGQIQADISRAAHDPSFSEPTRLRLLSGLHAERVGLDLRVGRVALGEVNPDQPLPARPQHPWRSSPADTVVSCSHSTTVSGQGMKDHYLPLLQKQA